In Streptomyces sp. Li-HN-5-11, the sequence ACCGGCTGGGCCTGAGCGTGACCGCCGAGTGCGTGGAGACGTCCGACCAGGCCAGTCGGCTGCGCCGGATCGGCTGTGACACCGGGCAGGGCTGGCTGTACTCCCGGCCGGTGTCACCGGACCGTATCTCCGAACTCCTCGACGGCCGCGCCTGCTGAGGCGGTCAGGGGCGCGGCAGTCCGCGCGGCAGTCCGTAGGCGTCCGCGATGAGTTCGTACGAGCGCAGGCGGACGTCGCCGCTGTGGGCGTTGCTCGTGATCATCAACTCGTCGGCGCCGGTGCGCTTCTGGAGGTCGTCGAGGCCCGCGCGTACCTCGTCGGGGGTGCCGTGGACGACGTTGGCGTTCCAGGAGGCGATGAACTCCTGCTCCGTCGGGCTGAATTCGTACGCCTCCGCCTCCTCGGGCGTGGGGACCAGGCCGGGGCGGCCGGTGCGCAGGCGGACCATGTTCAGCGCGGCCGCCAGGACCTGGCGGCGGGCCTCCCGCTCCTCGTCGGTTGCGAGGGCGGCGACGCCGATGAGGGCGTAGGGGGCGTCCAGCACCGCGCTCGGACGGAAGGACTCCCGGTAGAGGTCGAGGGCCGGGATCGTGTTCTGCGCGGAGAAGTGGTGGGCGAAGGCGAAGGGCAGGCCGAGCATGCCGGCGAGGCGGGCGCTGAAGCCGGAGGAGCCGAGCAGCCAGATGGGCGGCCGGTGCGGGGACTGCACGCCGCCGGGGGAGGTGGCCTGGATCGGGCCGGGGACGGCGTGGATACGGCGGAAGGGGTGACCGTCGGGGAAGTCGTCGTCGAGGAAGCGGGTCAGCTCGGCGAGTTGCTGCGGGAAGTCGTCGGCGCCTTGATTCAGGTGGTCCGTGCGGCGGAGGGCGGCGGCGGTGGCGCCGTCGGTTCCGGGGGCGCGGCCGAGACCGAGGTCGATGCGGCCGGGTGCCAGCGCCTCCAGGGTGCCGAACTGCTCCGCCACGACCAGGGGGGCGTGGTTGGGCAGCATGACGCCGCCGGAGCCGAGGCGGATGCGCTCGGTGTGGGCGGCGAGGTGGGCGAGGATCACGGCGGGCGAGGACGAGGCGACGCCCGGCATGGAGTGGTGCTCGGCGACCCAGTGGCGGTGGTAGCCGCGGGACTCCGCGAGGCGGGAGATCGCGACGCTGGTGCGGAGGGCGTCGGTGGCGGTGCGGCCGGCGCCGACGGTGACCAGGTCCAATACGGAGAGGGGCACGGGTGCGGTGCCGTGGGTTTCGCCGCGTATC encodes:
- a CDS encoding LLM class flavin-dependent oxidoreductase gives rise to the protein MADEIRGETHGTAPVPLSVLDLVTVGAGRTATDALRTSVAISRLAESRGYHRHWVAEHHSMPGVASSSPAVILAHLAAHTERIRLGSGGVMLPNHAPLVVAEQFGTLEALAPGRIDLGLGRAPGTDGATAAALRRTDHLNQGADDFPQQLAELTRFLDDDFPDGHPFRRIHAVPGPIQATSPGGVQSPHRPPIWLLGSSGFSARLAGMLGLPFAFAHHFSAQNTIPALDLYRESFRPSAVLDAPYALIGVAALATDEEREARRQVLAAALNMVRLRTGRPGLVPTPEEAEAYEFSPTEQEFIASWNANVVHGTPDEVRAGLDDLQKRTGADELMITSNAHSGDVRLRSYELIADAYGLPRGLPRP